The proteins below come from a single Aegilops tauschii subsp. strangulata cultivar AL8/78 chromosome 6, Aet v6.0, whole genome shotgun sequence genomic window:
- the LOC109731576 gene encoding monosaccharide-sensing protein 2, giving the protein MSGAALVAIAASIGNLLQGWDNATIAGAVLYIKKEFQLENNPTVEGLIVAMSLIGATIITTFSGPVSDWVGRRPMLILSSLLYFLSGLIMLWSPNVYVLLLARLVDGFGIGLAVTLVPLYISETAPSEIRGRLNTLPQFSGSGGMFLSYCMVFGMSLLPSPDWRIMLGVLSVPSLFFFVLTVFYLPESPRWLVSKGRMAEAKKVLQRLRGREDVSGEMALLVEGLEVGGDTSIEEYIIGPANDPADDHVVDGDNDQITLYGPEEGQSWIARPSKGPSMLGSVLSLASRHGSMVNQSVPLMDPLVTLFGSVHENMPQVGGSMRSTLFPNFGSMLSVADQHPKTEHWDEENVHRDDEEYASDAGGDYEDNVHSPLLSRQTTNTDGKDHGHHGSTLGMRRRSLLEEGGEAVSSTGIGGGWQLAWKWSERQGEDGKKEGGFKRIYLHQEGVADSRRGSVVSLPGGGDATQGGSGFIHAAALVSHSALYSKDLMEERMAAGPAMIHPLEAAPKGSIWKDLFEPGVRRALFVGVGIQMLQQFAGINGVLYYTPQILEQAGVAVLLSNLGLSSASASILISSLTTLLMLPSIGVAMRLMDISGRRFLLLGTIPILIASLIVLVVSNVINLSTVPHAVLSTVSVIVYFCCFVMGFGPIPNILCAEIFPTRARGVCIAICALTFWICDIIVTYSLPVMLNAIGLAGVFGIYAVVCCIAFVFVYLKVPETKGMPLEVITEFFAVGAKQAQTTIA; this is encoded by the exons ATGTCGGGTGCTGCACTGGTCGCGATTGCGGCTTCCATTGGCAATCTGCTGCAGGGGTGGGACAATGCCACCATCGCTG GTGCTGTTCTGTACATCAAGAAGGAATTCCAGCTCGAAAATAATCCGACTGTGGAGGGGCTCATCGTGGCCATGTCGCTCATCGGTGCAACCATCATCACCACATTCTCCGGGCCAGTATCAGACTGGGTTGGCCGGCGCCCTATGCTCATTCTCTCTTCGCTTCTCTACTTCCTCAGCGGCTTAATCATGCTATGGTCACCCAATGTCTATGTGCTGCTCCTGGCACGCCTTGTCGATGGCTTTGGTATCGGCTTGGCTGTCACACTGGTGCCTTTGTACATCTCAGAGACGGCTCCTTCGGAGATCAGGGGAAGGCTCAACACGCTTCCACAGTTCAGTGGGTCAGGAGGGATGTTCTTGTCATACTGCATGGTGTTCGGGATGTCACTCTTGCCATCACCTGATTGGAGAATTATGCTCGGGGTTCTCTCAGTTCCGTCGTTGTTTTTCTTCGTCTTGACGGTATTTTACCTGCCAGAATCTCCGAGATGGCTTGTCAGCAAGGGCCGAATGGCAGAGGCAAAGAAGGTGCTGCAAAGATTACGGGGAAGGGAGGATGTCTCAG GAGAAATGGCCCTTCTTGTTGAAGGTTTGGAGGTTGGAGGAGACACCTCCATTGAGGAGTACATAATAGGACCAGCTAATGACCCAGCTGATGATCATGTTGTTGATGGCGATAATGACCAAATAACACTATATGGGCCTGAAGAGGGCCAATCATGGATTGCTCGACCTTCCAAGGGACCCAGCATGCTTGGAAGTGTGCTTTCTCTTGCATCTCGTCATGGTAGCATGGTGAACCAGAGTGTGCCCCTTATGGATCCTCTAGTCACGCTTTTCGGAAGTGTTCATGAGAACATGCCTCAAGTTGGAGGAAGCATGCGGAGCACATTGTTTCCTAACTTTGGCAGCATGCTCAGTGTGGCAGATCAGCACCCAAAAACTGAGCACTGGGATGAGGAGAACGTTCATAGGGACGATGAAGAATATGCATCTGATGCTGGAGGCGACTACGAAGATAATGTCCATAGCCCGCTGCTGTCACGACAGACCACAAACACGGATGGGAAGGACCATGGTCACCATGGAAGCACTTTGGGCATGAGAAGGAGAAGTCTCTTGGAAGAGGGTGGGGAGGCAGTCAGCAGCACTGGTATTGGTGGGGGGTGGCAACTCGCATGGAAATGGTCGGAGCGACAAGGCGAGGATGGCAAGAAGGAAGGAGGCTTCAAAAGAATCTACTTGCACCAAGAGGGGGTGGCCGACTCAAGAAGGGGCTCTGTTGTTTCACTTCCTGGTGGGGGTGATGCCACGCAAGGGGGCAGTGGGTTTATACACGCAGCTGCTTTGGTAAGCCACTCGGCTCTTTACTCCAAGGATCTTATGGAAGAGCGTATGGCGGCTGGTCCAGCCATGATTCATCCATTGGAGGCAGCTCCCAAAGGTTCAATCTGGAAAGATCTGTTTGAACCTGGTGTGAGGCGTGCATTGTTCGTCGGCGTTGGAATTCAGATGCTTCAGCAG TTTGCTGGAATAAATGGAGTTCTCTACTATACTCCTCAAATTCTGGAGCAAGCTGGTGTGGCGGTTCTTCTTTCCAATCTTGGCCTCAGTTCAGCATCAGCATCCATCTTGATCAGTTCTCTCACCACCTTACTCATGCTCCCAAGCATTGGTGTAGCCATGAGACTTATGGATATATCTGGAAGAAG GTTTCTGCTACTAGGCACAATTCCCATCTTGATAGCATCCCTAATTGTTTTGGTTGTGTCCAATGTTATCAACTTGAGTACGGTGCCCCACGCTGTGCTCTCCACAGTTAGCGTCATTGTCTACTTCTGCTGCTTTGTCATGGGCTTTGGCCCGATCCCCAACATTCTATGTGCAGAGATTTTCCCCACCAGAGCCCGTGGTGTCTGCATCGCTATTTGCGCCCTCACATTCTGGATTTGTGACATTATTGTTACCTACAGCCTGCCTGTGATGCTGAATGCTATTGGTCTAGCAGGTGTCTTTGGTATATATGCAGTCGTTTGCTGCATCGCCTTTGTTTTCGTCTACCTAAAGGTCCCAGAGACAAAGGGCATGCCCCTCGAGGTCATCACCGAGTTCTTTGCGGTTGGGGCGAAGCAAGCGCAGACCACCATTGCCTGA
- the LOC109731575 gene encoding kinesin-like protein KIN-14D yields MSLRAPNAAPDPATARRRADAVGWLRMIFPDVPLPPPSDASDSDLHAALSGGRLLCALLRKICPGALLDDASTDNVGRFRAAVERMGVPTFSAFDLERGQMTAVVTCILALKDRFGSRIGEERNLTFLTRSDSEGSRKYMVAKLQRVLTSPIMSEPSTPSLGADLYSPSGVLQMKQGGFADLPGCKISDLMKSSSLDNAPTQSLLGVVNSIVDESIDRKNGQIPYRIACLLRKVIVEIERRMSSQAGHIRNQNNLIKAREEKYQSRIRVLEALAGGQSGQTHMEKDKLKDKGQLPEEDMAMLMKCQEEVARLMKEKEDMVRLLKEKEDMVRLLKEKEDMVRLLKEKDDMVDLKKGKVEETQQIVDEEKYRLLKEKDDTIVTLKKEKQEMVRSLKEKEDMVSLLMAKEDMVDLKKVMVEERQRIIDEGNDRLLKEKDDTIFRFTKEKEEMVRLLKEKEDIIRLMKENGDVVRSIQKEDMVNSENGSIKDKKQTTDDGNDRLISEKNTIVVRLTEEKEEMIRLLKEKEDTIRLMKEKEDIFMSSKEKEDNKADLKKGTVGNIKQSTDEDTDTSTKEKGDIIRLMKENEDYNNTIMKLKLDLEALKSLHEENCKLLESKKEDIIKLLADKEDNASMILQLKQDSLTKENEDILRLMKEKEDGNSIIVKVKLEMEALRSSYEEACKLLESKEEDVVRLLADKEDNASVILQLGQELEATKRLHETHSQQLETRASQVKEELEHRIKEVELMLEDSIKRKREFEEVSKSRIQFWEQKGIVVNQFVGLQVQNIQDLRLCSVSVRHEILNCQKRWLEELAGLGQNLKVVTNAAEKYHAALEENRKLFNEIQELKGNIRVYCRIRPFQPGEDEGSNSVEYIGDNGELILTNPTKQKEGGKNFTFNKVFGPTTTQDMVFKDIQPLIRSVLDGYNVCIFAYGQTGSGKTYTMMGPEKATEKEWGVNYRALNDLFNISHARRDMITYELTVQMIEIYNEQIRDLLGGGGAQKKIGIQNTMQPNGIAVPDATICPVNSTSHVIDLMQTGHGNRAMSATALNERSSRSHSVVTIHVRGQDLKTGNTSRGALHLVDLAGSERVDRSAVTGDRLKEAQHINKSLAALGDVIFSLSQKNAHVPYRNSKLTQVLQTSLGGHAKTLMFVQVNPDVSSYTETLSTLKFAERVSGVELGVARTNKEGKDVKDVRELMDQLSMLKDTISKKDDEIEQLQLLNTSTSKLKSNRQADHILKHSSSSPGITSLGKVSSVGGGAASDLDNFSDTSDRQSESGSMLSIEPEVSGLGDVESDGRLSDASDGGNSTGAETDSSVSSVVDQGQEKASSAVKERLTKTVSRVQKLTVRKASGLRPKPRDPAVPKPSVPTGARRNTSTQGIPPARATSSAKRGP; encoded by the exons ATGTCCCTCCGCGCCCCCAATGCCGCGCCAGACCCAG CCACAGCGAGGCGGCGGGCGGATGCCGTCGGTTGGCTTCGCATGATATTCCCCGACGTGCCTCTGCCGCCACCGTCCGACGCCTCCGACAGCGACCTGCACGCCGCGCTCTCCGGCGGCAGGCTGCTCTGCGCGCTCCTGAGGAAGATTTGCCCCGGCGCCTTGCTGGACGACGCCTCCACGGACAATGTCGGCAGGTTCCGCGCTGCCGTCGAGCGGATGGGCGTGCCTACCTTCAGCGCCTTCGACCTCGAGAGG GGTCAAATGACAGCTGTTGTGACCTGCATTCTTGCCCTCAAGGATCGATTTGGATCACGCATCGGCGAAGAACGGAACCTTACTTTCCTCACCAGAAGCGATAGCGAGGGAAGCAGAAAGTATATGGTTGCCAAGCTGCAAAGAGTGCTCACCAGTCCAATTATGTCAG AACCGTCCACCCCTTCATTAGGGGCCGATCTGTATTCTCCGTCAGGGGTACTTCAGATGAAACAAGGGGGATTTGCTGATCTTCCTGGTTGTAAGATTTCAGACTTGATGAAATCCTCCAGCTTGGAT AATGCACCCACTCAGTCACTTCTGGGTGTCGTGAACAGCATCGTTGATGAGAGCATCGACAGGAAGAACGGACAGATACCTTAT CGCATCGCTTGCTTGCTGAGGAAGGTCATAGTTGAAATTGAACGGCGTATGTCTTCTCAAGCTGGGCATATAAGAAAT CAAAATAACCTGATTAAAGCTCGCGAAGAGAAGTATCAGTCAAGGATAAGAGTGCTGGAAGCACTAGCAGGTGGGCAAAGCGGGCAAACACAT ATGGAGAAAGATAAGCTCAAAGACAAAGGACAACTACCAGAGGAAGATATGGCTATGTTGATGAAATGCCAGGAAGAGGTGGCTAGATTGATGAAGGAGAAGGAAGATATGGTTAGGTTGCTGAAGGAGAAGGAAGATATGGTTAGGTTGTTGAAGGAGAAGGAAGATATGGTTAGGTTGTTGAAGGAAAAGGACGATATGGTCGACTTGAAAAAGGGCAAGGTGGAAGAAACACAGCAAATAGTGGATGAGGAAAAATACAGGTTACTTAAGGAGAAGGATGATACTATAGTGACATTGAAAAAGGAGAAGCAAGAAATGGTTAGGTCGTTGAAGGAGAAGGAAGATATGGTTAGTCTGTTGATGGCAAAGGAAGATATGGTTGATTTAAAAAAGGTCATGGTTGAAGAAAGACAAAGAATAATCGATGAAGGAAATGATAGGTTACTTAAGGAGAAGGATGATACTATATTTAGATTCACAAAGGAGAAGGAAGAGATGGTTAGGTTGTTGAAGGAGAAGGAAGATATAATTAGGCTGATGAAGGAGAATGGCGATGTGGTTAGGTCAATACAGAAAGAAGATATGGTTAATTCAGAAAATGGTAGTATTAAGGACAAAAAGCAAACAACAGATGATGGTAATGATAGATTGATTTCAGAGAAGAACACTATTGTGGTTAGGTTGACAGAGGAGAAGGAAGAGATGATTAGGTTGCTGAAGGAGAAGGAAGATACAATTCGATTGATGAAGGAGAAGGAAGACATTTTCATGTCATCGAAGGAGAAGGAAGATAATAAGGCTGACCTGAAAAAAGGCACAGTTGGAAACATTAAGCAATCAACTGATGAAGACACAGATACATCAACTAAGGAGAAGGGCGACATAATTAGGTTGATGAAGGAAAACGAAGATTATAACAATACAATTATGAAACTTAAGCTGGACTTAGAAGCATTAAAATCATTGCACGAGGAGAACTGCAAGTTGTTAGAATCTAAGAAGGAAGATATAATTAAGCTTCTTGCAGACAAGGAAGACAATGCCAGTATGATTTTGCAACTCAAACAGGACAGCTTAACAAAGGAGAATGAGGACATTCTTAGGTTGATGAAGGAAAAGGAGGATGGTAACAGTATAATTGTGAAAGTTAAGCTGGAAATGGAAGCATTAAGATCGTCATACGAAGAAGCCTGCAAGCTCTTAGAATCTAAGGAGGAGGATGTAGTTAGGCTTCTTGCAGATAAGGAAGACAATGCCAGCGTAATTCTGCAACTCGGGCAAGAGCTTGAAGCAACAAAAAGATTGCATGAGACACATAGTCAGCAGTTAGAGACCAGAGCTTCCCAGGTAAAGGAGGAGTTGGAACATAGGATAAAAGAAGTAGAGCTCATGTTAGAAGATTCTATCAAGAGAAAAAGGGAATTTGAAGAAGTATCTAAATCTCGAATCCAGTTCTGGGAGCAGAAAGGAATAGTGGTCAACCAATTTGTGGGTTTGCAAGTACAAAACATTCAG GATTTGAGGCTATGTTCTGTTTCAGTTAGGCATGAAATCCTAAATTGTCAAAAAAGATGGCTTGAAGAACTAGCTGGCCTTG GACAAAACCTTAAGGTGGTAACAAATGCTGCAGAAAAATATCATGCAGCTCTTGAAGAAAACAGAAAATTGTTCAATGAGATCCAGGAACTAAAAG GAAACATCAGAGTTTACTGTCGGATTAGACCTTTTCAACCTGGGGAGGATGAGGGCTCCAATTCAGTTGAATATATTGGCGACAATGGTGAACTCATTTTAACGAACCCTACAAAACAAAAGGAAGGGGGCAAGAATTTCACATTCAACAAAGTATTTGGGCCTACCACTACACAAG ATATGGTCTTCAAGGATATTCAGCCACTAATTAGATCAGTTCTTGATGGCTACAATGTTTGCATTTTCGCATATGGTCAAACTGGATCAGGGAAAACATACACTATG ATGGGGCCTGAAAAGGCAACTGAAAAGGAATGGGGCGTTAACTATAGAGCACTAAATGACCTTTTCAATATCTCCCATGCTCGGCGAGACATGATCACATATGAACTTACTGTTCAAATGATTGAGATCTACAATGAGCAAATCCGTGATctccttggtggtggtggtgcacAGAAG AAGATAGGGATTCAGAATACCATGCAGCCAAACGGAATTGCTGTTCCTGACGCAACTATATGTCCTGTCAACTCAACTTCTCATGTTATTGATCTAATGCAAACTGGTCACGGCAATAGAGCGATGAGTGCAACAGCTTTGAACGAGAGAAGCAGCAGATCTCACAG TGTTGTGACGATTCATGTCCGAGGCCAGGATCTAAAAACTGGGAACACTTCACGTGGCGCTCTACACCTTGTGGATCTTGCTGGAAGTGAGAGGGTGGACCGCTCTGCGGTTACAGGAGACAGGCTCAAAGAAGCACAGCACATCAACAAATCTCTGGCTGCTCTTGGGGATGTTATATTTTCTTTATCACAGAAGAATGCGCATGTACCATACAGAAATAGCAAGCTTACACAAGTCTTGCAGACTTCTCTGG GTGGGCATGCAAAGACACTAATGTTTGTGCAGGTCAATCCAGACGTTTCGTCTTATACAGAGACCTTAAGTACACTTAAGTTTGCGGAACGAGTGTCTGGGGTGGAACTAGGTGTTGCAAGGACCAATAAGGAGGGAAAAGACGTCAAAGATGTCAGAGAATTGATGGATCAG CTTTCGATGCTAAAAGATACTATCTCAAAGAAGGACGACGAAATCGAACAGCTGCAGCTACTGAATACTAGCACCTCCAAATTGAAGTCCAACAGACAAGCTGATCACATATTGAAGCATTCATCATCTTCTCCGGGCATAACATCACTAGGAAAGGTCTCAAGTGTTGGTGGTGGAGCAGCTTCTGATCTTGACAACTTCTCTGACACTAGTGACAGGCAATCTGAATCTGGGTCCATGCTCTCCATTGAACCTGAGGTTTCTGGTCTTGGTGATGTTGAATCTGATGGAAGGTTAAGTGATGCATCTGATGGGGGTAATTCCACCGGTGCAGAAACTGACAGTTCAGTAAGCAGTGTGGTAGACCAAGGGCAAGAGAAAGCGTCTAGCGCTGTGAAAGAGCGGTT GACAAAGACGGTATCTCGAGTTCAGAAGTTGACAGTCCGAAAAGCATCAGGCTTGCGGCCTAAACCAAGGGATCCTGCTGTTCCTAAACCCTCAG TGCCAACAGGGGCACGAAGAAATACAAGCACCCAAGGAATTCCACCAGCAAGAGCTACTAGTAGTGCAAAACGAGGACCATAG